One genomic region from Streptomyces sp. NBC_00457 encodes:
- a CDS encoding S8 family serine peptidase, producing MKHRKRRASEASALAALVAAALTAALLGAPESGAAQSAGGTAGTAGTAGALGKTRTVTLVTGDRVTLDATGQVTGVRPGKGREGTAFRIARSADRTYVVPRDAERLLANGTADRRLFDVTQLVKWGYDDAARPDLPLIVTYVKGRTLTPSTLSAAGARVSRDLSSVNGDALKARKSEGADLWETLTGSGGTARERSAAADRVEKIWLDGKVEAALDRSTAQIGAPEAWAAGYDGTGVKVAVLDTGVDGTHPNLKGRIDAAKNFSEAADTVDRVGHGTHVASTVAGSGAHSGGSTRGSRRVPG from the coding sequence TTGAAGCACCGTAAGAGGCGAGCGAGTGAGGCTTCCGCTCTCGCCGCGCTCGTCGCCGCCGCCCTTACCGCGGCCCTGCTCGGTGCCCCGGAATCCGGGGCCGCACAGTCCGCCGGCGGTACGGCAGGTACGGCAGGTACGGCAGGTGCCCTCGGCAAGACCAGGACAGTCACCCTCGTCACCGGTGACCGGGTCACGCTGGACGCCACCGGACAGGTCACCGGTGTGCGGCCCGGCAAGGGTCGGGAAGGCACCGCCTTCCGCATAGCGCGGAGCGCCGACCGCACCTACGTCGTCCCGCGTGACGCCGAGCGGCTCCTCGCGAACGGCACCGCCGACCGGCGGCTGTTCGACGTGACGCAGCTGGTCAAGTGGGGTTACGACGACGCGGCCCGCCCCGACCTCCCGCTGATCGTGACGTACGTCAAGGGCCGCACCCTCACGCCGAGCACGCTGTCCGCCGCCGGCGCCCGGGTCAGCCGGGACCTGTCCAGCGTCAACGGGGACGCGCTGAAGGCCCGTAAGTCCGAGGGTGCCGACCTGTGGGAGACGCTCACCGGCAGCGGGGGGACGGCGCGGGAGAGGTCGGCCGCCGCCGACCGGGTCGAGAAGATCTGGCTCGACGGGAAGGTCGAGGCGGCCCTCGACCGGAGCACCGCCCAGATCGGCGCCCCCGAGGCCTGGGCGGCCGGGTACGACGGCACGGGCGTCAAGGTCGCCGTGCTGGACACCGGGGTCGACGGCACGCACCCGAATCTGAAGGGCCGTATCGACGCGGCGAAGAACTTCTCCGAGGCGGCGGACACCGTCGACCGGGTGGGTCACGGCACGCATGTGGCGTCCACGGTCGCGGGGTCCGGCGCGCACTCCGGGGGAAGTACAAGGGGGTCGCGCCGGGTGCCCGGCTGA
- a CDS encoding ABC transporter permease subunit gives MSTFTRGSTSTSTGSTSDGKNGTMNATTTEANRRPRLSGMTWLVWRQHRAAFWTILAATALSVAWIVYQRGQLVDFLDGYGYPGKSLDEADGSFEQYDDAFSFVSTGLQAIPILLGVFLGAPLIAGDLENGTSKLVAAQSMSRTRWLATKLALAGLVVVVSTGVLSAVFGWWWNPVKSEITVMDWISGAAFNTTGPVPVALTLFSVFGGVAIGVVLRRTLTAMVVTFGFTVVLQLVWGYFQMSLGNVVTVTTNKGVTGENAYPSLPHGAYEIDQSYVTGSGDLVSWGTCSESQTDAARQVCLDKADVVGWSVDYLPMSQMNAMQWFGASILFALTAGVVAFLFFWGRKRLV, from the coding sequence ATGAGCACTTTCACCCGCGGCTCGACCAGCACCTCGACCGGCTCCACGAGCGACGGCAAGAACGGGACCATGAACGCGACCACCACGGAGGCCAACCGGCGCCCCCGACTCAGCGGTATGACCTGGCTGGTCTGGCGCCAGCACCGGGCCGCGTTCTGGACGATCCTCGCCGCCACCGCGCTCTCCGTGGCCTGGATCGTCTACCAGCGCGGCCAGCTGGTCGACTTCCTCGACGGTTACGGCTATCCCGGCAAGAGCCTCGACGAGGCGGACGGCAGCTTCGAGCAGTACGACGACGCGTTCTCCTTCGTCTCCACGGGTCTCCAGGCGATACCCATCCTGCTCGGTGTCTTCCTCGGCGCCCCGCTCATCGCGGGCGACCTGGAGAACGGCACCTCCAAGCTGGTCGCCGCCCAGTCCATGAGCCGGACCCGCTGGCTCGCCACGAAGCTGGCGCTGGCCGGACTGGTGGTCGTGGTGAGCACGGGCGTGTTGTCGGCGGTGTTCGGCTGGTGGTGGAACCCCGTCAAGTCCGAGATCACGGTCATGGACTGGATCTCGGGCGCCGCGTTCAACACGACGGGTCCAGTGCCTGTCGCCCTCACCCTCTTCTCCGTCTTCGGCGGGGTGGCGATCGGGGTGGTGCTGCGACGCACGCTGACGGCCATGGTGGTCACCTTCGGTTTCACCGTCGTCCTCCAGCTTGTCTGGGGCTACTTCCAGATGTCGCTCGGCAACGTCGTCACGGTCACGACGAACAAGGGTGTCACAGGCGAGAACGCGTACCCGTCGCTCCCCCACGGCGCCTACGAAATCGATCAGTCGTATGTCACCGGCAGCGGGGATCTGGTGAGCTGGGGCACCTGTTCGGAGTCGCAGACCGACGCGGCACGGCAGGTGTGCCTGGACAAGGCCGATGTCGTGGGCTGGTCGGTGGACTACCTCCCGATGTCGCAGATGAACGCCATGCAGTGGTTCGGGGCGTCGATTCTGTTCGCCCTGACCGCCGGTGTCGTGGCGTTCCTCTTCTTCTGGGGTCGTAAGCGGCTCGTCTGA
- a CDS encoding ABC transporter ATP-binding protein, whose protein sequence is MYAGEPAIEAYGLGMRYRRGWALRDCSFRLPAGRICGLVGPNGAGKTTLLSIAAHVLQPTNGSISLFGEAPGSVESGRRTAFLAQEKPLFRRFTVAETLRLGRELNPGWDQRAAEGIIRAGNVPFDAKISTLSGGQRTRVAIALAFGKSPDLLMLDEPMSDLDPVVRHEIMGTLLAEAAERGTTVLMSTHVLAELENVCDYLVVVSGGGVRLAGDVDELMSVHTLVTGAKEGDGMPPALALGGHTLVESRTSGRQFTALIRPDGPVTGPWDINAPNMEELLLAYLRSPDAPPLITPTAQVHGQGFGTGAVAA, encoded by the coding sequence ATGTACGCGGGGGAACCGGCGATCGAGGCGTACGGGCTGGGGATGCGCTACCGGCGGGGCTGGGCGTTGCGGGACTGCTCCTTCCGGCTCCCGGCGGGACGGATCTGCGGCCTGGTGGGACCCAACGGGGCGGGCAAGACCACGCTGCTGAGCATCGCGGCCCATGTCCTGCAGCCGACGAACGGCTCGATCAGCCTGTTCGGTGAGGCTCCTGGCTCGGTGGAGTCCGGTCGGCGCACAGCGTTCCTCGCCCAGGAGAAGCCCCTGTTCCGCCGCTTTACCGTGGCGGAGACCCTGCGTCTGGGCCGGGAGCTGAACCCCGGCTGGGACCAGCGCGCCGCCGAGGGCATCATCCGCGCGGGCAACGTGCCCTTCGACGCGAAGATCAGCACCCTCTCCGGAGGCCAGCGCACCCGCGTCGCCATCGCCCTCGCCTTCGGAAAGAGCCCCGACCTGCTGATGCTCGACGAGCCGATGTCGGACCTCGACCCGGTCGTGCGCCACGAGATCATGGGCACCCTCCTAGCCGAGGCCGCCGAGCGCGGAACCACCGTGCTGATGTCCACCCACGTCCTCGCCGAACTGGAGAACGTGTGCGACTACCTCGTTGTCGTCTCCGGCGGCGGAGTGCGCCTCGCCGGTGACGTGGACGAGCTGATGTCCGTGCACACCCTGGTCACGGGCGCCAAGGAGGGTGACGGCATGCCTCCCGCCCTCGCCCTCGGGGGCCACACCCTCGTCGAGTCCCGGACCAGCGGACGGCAGTTCACCGCGCTCATCCGCCCCGACGGCCCGGTCACCGGCCCCTGGGACATAAACGCCCCGAACATGGAGGAACTCCTGCTCGCCTATCTCCGCTCACCCGACGCACCACCGCTGATCACCCCCACCGCCCAGGTCCACGGCCAGGGGTTCGGCACCGGGGCGGTGGCGGCATGA
- a CDS encoding GntR family transcriptional regulator — protein MMVVIVEYRIDRRSGVPAFQQIVQQTKQALRLGVLVPGDRLPTAKEVAATSTVNPNTTLKAYRELEREGLVEPRPGQGTFVRRTLGRPETGTDSPLYVELVAWMSKAAGAGLEQEDVAALVASAMEKQYAAGNVAATGSTTTGSTGATTTRSTGE, from the coding sequence ATGATGGTGGTGATCGTGGAGTACCGCATCGACAGGCGGAGCGGGGTCCCCGCCTTCCAGCAGATCGTGCAGCAGACCAAGCAGGCCCTCCGGCTGGGCGTACTCGTGCCGGGTGACCGGCTGCCCACCGCCAAGGAGGTCGCCGCGACCAGCACGGTCAACCCGAACACCACCCTCAAGGCGTACCGCGAGCTGGAGCGCGAGGGCCTGGTCGAACCGCGACCGGGCCAGGGCACCTTCGTACGCCGCACGCTGGGCCGCCCCGAGACGGGCACCGACTCGCCGCTGTACGTGGAGCTGGTGGCGTGGATGTCGAAGGCGGCCGGGGCCGGTCTGGAGCAGGAGGACGTGGCCGCGCTGGTCGCGTCGGCGATGGAGAAGCAGTACGCCGCCGGGAACGTGGCGGCAACGGGGTCCACGACAACGGGGTCCACGGGGGCCACGACAACTAGGAGCACAGGTGAGTGA
- a CDS encoding helix-turn-helix domain-containing protein: MASLNVGNLGEYLREQRRNAQLSLRQLADAAGVSNPYLSQIERGLRKPSAEVLQQVAKALRISAETLYVRAGILDAERDRDEVETRAVILADPTLNERQKQVLLQVYESFRKENGFETGTTVEEGRDEAAGAVPQDMDADLQDIADDDVQDDDAPHGDTAVRGTRKAGGSDAAPQQSAG; this comes from the coding sequence ATGGCATCGCTCAACGTCGGCAATCTCGGTGAGTACCTGCGCGAGCAGCGGCGCAATGCGCAGCTGTCGCTCAGGCAGCTCGCCGACGCCGCCGGGGTGTCCAATCCGTATCTGAGCCAGATCGAGCGCGGGCTGCGCAAGCCGAGCGCGGAGGTGCTGCAGCAGGTCGCCAAGGCGCTGCGGATCTCCGCCGAGACGCTGTACGTGCGGGCCGGGATCCTCGACGCCGAGCGGGACCGGGACGAGGTGGAGACCCGTGCGGTCATCCTCGCCGATCCCACGCTGAACGAGCGGCAGAAGCAGGTGCTGCTCCAGGTCTACGAGTCCTTCCGCAAGGAGAACGGGTTCGAGACCGGCACCACGGTGGAGGAAGGCCGCGACGAGGCGGCCGGCGCGGTCCCTCAGGACATGGACGCGGACCTCCAGGACATAGCGGACGACGACGTGCAGGATGACGACGCCCCGCACGGTGACACCGCCGTACGCGGCACCCGCAAGGCCGGCGGCAGCGACGCCGCCCCGCAGCAGTCGGCGGGCTGA
- a CDS encoding DUF2516 family protein, which translates to MQGFAGFMWLLSVALILFSGFALFDAVTRREDAYRAADKQTKPFWLIILGIAFVVNLIFNILSFLPIIGLIATIVYMVDVRPAIRSLPGGGRPRRGSSSDGPYGPYNGGR; encoded by the coding sequence ATGCAGGGGTTCGCAGGGTTCATGTGGCTGCTGAGCGTCGCCCTGATCCTTTTCAGCGGCTTCGCTCTCTTCGACGCCGTCACGCGCCGCGAGGACGCCTACCGCGCGGCCGACAAGCAGACCAAGCCGTTCTGGCTGATCATCCTCGGGATCGCCTTCGTGGTGAACCTGATCTTCAACATCCTGTCGTTCCTGCCGATCATCGGCCTCATCGCCACGATCGTGTACATGGTCGACGTCCGCCCGGCAATCCGCAGCCTCCCCGGAGGCGGCCGCCCGAGGAGGGGCTCAAGCAGCGACGGCCCGTACGGCCCGTACAACGGCGGCCGCTGA
- a CDS encoding PP2C family protein-serine/threonine phosphatase, with protein sequence MPVPVPRQRAVPAVESGQAPAASTVRGPSKQEAPRTAEPVDNSSGSAANLTLLVIEDDPGGSPIVPELLDSSGKPIRIRTARNLTEAERLLTDDVHCILLDLALPAPGRADDEDELAVLKHVLELAPRHAVLALTASGDTERATEAVRVGAQDYLFRDELDGRLLSRAIRYAVERKRSDTAERRLAEGRMRAQENRRLERGLLPTPLLEGSSLRFAARYRPGRSRALLGGDFYDVVRTPDGTVHAMIGDVCGHGPDEAALGVELRIAWRALTLAGLCGDELLGTLQQVLEHERADEEIFATLCTVDIAPDGRRAGLCLAGHPAPLVARPGRPARLLPHDNNGPAIGLLPGARWPRTQVELGREWSLMLYTDGLIEGHVGEGRERLGQDGMVSLVRRQLSEGLGGEALLRAVVNEVRALNGGELTDDVAVLLLDRAG encoded by the coding sequence ATGCCCGTACCCGTACCGCGGCAGAGAGCAGTCCCGGCCGTGGAAAGTGGTCAGGCGCCGGCCGCGTCCACAGTGCGCGGCCCCTCCAAGCAAGAGGCCCCGCGCACGGCAGAGCCGGTCGACAACTCGAGCGGCAGTGCCGCGAACCTGACCCTGCTGGTGATCGAGGACGATCCCGGCGGCTCGCCGATCGTGCCCGAACTGCTCGATTCCTCCGGCAAGCCGATCCGCATCCGCACGGCCCGCAATCTCACCGAGGCCGAGCGGCTGCTGACCGACGACGTCCACTGCATCCTGCTCGACCTCGCGCTGCCCGCGCCCGGCCGGGCCGATGACGAGGACGAGCTGGCCGTACTCAAGCACGTCCTCGAGCTCGCGCCCCGGCACGCCGTTCTCGCGCTGACCGCGTCCGGCGACACCGAGCGCGCCACCGAGGCGGTCCGTGTGGGCGCGCAGGACTACCTCTTCCGGGATGAACTGGACGGCCGGCTGCTGAGCCGGGCGATCCGGTACGCCGTGGAGCGGAAACGTTCCGACACGGCCGAGCGGCGGCTCGCCGAGGGCCGGATGCGGGCGCAGGAGAACCGGCGCCTGGAACGCGGCCTGCTGCCGACGCCGCTGCTGGAGGGCTCCTCGCTGCGGTTCGCCGCGCGATACCGCCCGGGGCGCTCGCGGGCGCTGCTCGGCGGTGACTTCTACGACGTCGTCCGCACGCCGGACGGCACGGTGCACGCCATGATCGGCGACGTCTGCGGGCATGGCCCGGATGAGGCGGCGCTCGGCGTGGAGCTGCGGATCGCCTGGCGGGCGCTGACCCTGGCGGGGCTGTGCGGGGATGAGCTGCTCGGCACGTTGCAGCAGGTGCTGGAGCATGAGCGCGCCGACGAGGAGATCTTCGCGACGCTGTGCACGGTGGATATCGCGCCGGACGGGCGGCGGGCGGGGCTGTGCCTTGCGGGGCATCCGGCGCCGCTGGTCGCTCGGCCGGGGCGGCCCGCGCGGTTGCTGCCGCATGACAACAACGGGCCGGCGATCGGGCTGCTGCCCGGTGCGCGGTGGCCGCGGACGCAGGTGGAGCTGGGGCGGGAGTGGAGCCTGATGCTCTACACCGACGGGCTGATCGAGGGGCATGTCGGTGAGGGGCGGGAGCGGCTCGGTCAGGACGGGATGGTGTCGCTTGTCCGTCGGCAGCTGTCCGAGGGGTTGGGTGGGGAGGCGTTGTTGCGGGCGGTCGTCAATGAGGTGCGGGCGCTCAATGGGGGCGAGTTGACTGACGACGTGGCGGTGTTGCTGCTCGACCGGGCGGGGTGA
- a CDS encoding C40 family peptidase, protein MGTGKRGLISAAVTVVCAVTVLAAAPSMAFAAPTPTPTPPASASASSTPVTNAELEVVREKIDRLYREAAAATDAYNAAEEKAKQQSAEIVGLANKIVQGQARLDDLKKRAGAAARAQYRSGGLPDEAHLMLSDNPQQFLDGAGRVLQGERATKALIQEMTRTQQDLEQYAKDASAQWKKLEANRKAKATAQKKIKKQIAAAEKLESELEKDEKKRLAELERQAAYEAQTAWLDTGVLDDVQGKATAAGKKAVAYATAQVGKPYEWGAEGPQTYDCSGLTSQAWLAAGDVIPRTSQEQWKQLKSVDVKDMLPGDLIIYFDDASHVAMYIGDGAIVHAPRPGRTVTIAGAGSMPILGVVRPGA, encoded by the coding sequence ATGGGTACGGGCAAGCGGGGCCTGATCTCGGCGGCCGTGACCGTGGTCTGTGCGGTCACCGTGCTGGCGGCAGCACCCAGCATGGCATTCGCCGCACCGACCCCCACGCCGACTCCCCCGGCGTCCGCGTCCGCTTCCTCGACTCCCGTCACGAACGCGGAGCTTGAGGTCGTCCGCGAGAAGATCGACAGGCTCTACCGCGAGGCCGCCGCCGCCACGGACGCGTACAACGCCGCGGAGGAGAAGGCCAAGCAGCAGTCCGCGGAGATCGTCGGCCTGGCCAACAAGATCGTCCAGGGCCAGGCGAGGCTGGACGACCTCAAGAAGCGCGCCGGCGCGGCGGCCCGCGCCCAGTACCGCAGCGGCGGGCTGCCGGACGAGGCGCATTTGATGCTCAGTGACAACCCTCAGCAGTTCCTCGACGGCGCGGGCCGTGTACTGCAGGGCGAGCGCGCCACCAAGGCCCTGATCCAGGAAATGACCCGCACCCAGCAGGACTTGGAGCAGTACGCCAAGGACGCCTCCGCCCAGTGGAAGAAGCTGGAGGCCAACCGCAAGGCCAAGGCGACCGCCCAGAAGAAGATCAAGAAGCAGATCGCGGCGGCCGAGAAGCTCGAGTCCGAGCTGGAGAAGGACGAGAAGAAGCGCCTCGCCGAGCTGGAGCGCCAGGCGGCGTACGAGGCGCAGACCGCCTGGCTCGACACCGGCGTCCTCGACGACGTGCAGGGCAAGGCCACCGCGGCGGGCAAGAAGGCGGTCGCGTACGCGACGGCCCAGGTCGGAAAGCCGTACGAGTGGGGCGCCGAGGGCCCTCAGACGTACGACTGCTCGGGCCTCACCTCACAGGCCTGGCTCGCGGCCGGCGATGTGATTCCGCGCACCTCGCAGGAGCAGTGGAAGCAGCTGAAGTCGGTCGACGTCAAGGACATGCTCCCCGGCGACCTCATCATCTACTTCGACGACGCCAGCCATGTCGCGATGTACATCGGCGACGGCGCGATCGTCCACGCCCCGCGGCCGGGGCGGACGGTGACGATCGCGGGCGCCGGGTCGATGCCGATACTCGGGGTGGTGCGGCCGGGGGCGTGA
- a CDS encoding class I SAM-dependent methyltransferase: protein MTSRATALPHSRLRSSGGTPIVGTVTRGTTNPNRLRRMDRWIAATHGAALRRSADAVAVDLGYGAAPWTAVELLGRLRTVAPRARVVGVEIEPARVAAARPYEREGLVFRHGGFEIPIPQRPLLVRAANVLRQYDEDEVAGVWERLCARLAPRANGSGGGLLVEGTCDEIGRRHVWVALGPEGPRTVTFATRLGSLERPSDLAERLPKALIHRNVPGEPVHAFLRDFDRAWAAAAPYASYGARQRWMRAVRDLTADWPVTDGPVRWRQGEVTVRWAALAPRF from the coding sequence ATGACCTCCCGCGCGACGGCCCTCCCCCACTCTCGACTTCGCTCGAGCGGGGGGACCCCCATCGTGGGAACAGTGACGCGCGGGACCACCAACCCGAACCGGCTCCGCCGCATGGACCGCTGGATCGCGGCCACGCACGGTGCCGCACTGCGCCGCAGCGCCGACGCCGTCGCGGTCGACCTCGGCTACGGCGCGGCCCCCTGGACGGCCGTCGAACTGCTCGGCCGCCTCCGTACGGTCGCCCCACGCGCGCGGGTCGTCGGCGTCGAGATCGAACCGGCGCGGGTCGCGGCGGCACGGCCGTACGAGCGCGAGGGGCTGGTGTTCCGGCACGGCGGGTTCGAAATTCCCATCCCTCAGCGGCCGTTGCTCGTCCGCGCCGCCAACGTGCTGCGCCAGTACGACGAGGACGAGGTCGCGGGGGTCTGGGAGCGGCTGTGCGCCCGGCTCGCGCCCCGGGCGAACGGCTCGGGCGGCGGACTGCTCGTCGAAGGCACCTGCGACGAGATCGGGCGGCGGCATGTGTGGGTGGCGCTCGGTCCGGAGGGGCCGCGCACGGTGACGTTCGCGACCCGACTCGGCTCCCTGGAGCGGCCGTCGGACCTCGCCGAGCGCCTCCCGAAAGCGCTCATCCACCGCAATGTCCCCGGCGAACCGGTCCATGCCTTCCTGCGCGACTTCGACCGCGCCTGGGCGGCTGCCGCGCCCTACGCCTCCTACGGCGCCCGCCAGCGCTGGATGCGCGCGGTCCGGGATCTGACCGCCGACTGGCCGGTGACGGACGGGCCGGTGCGCTGGCGGCAGGGTGAAGTGACCGTGCGCTGGGCGGCGTTGGCGCCCAGGTTCTGA
- the mshA gene encoding D-inositol-3-phosphate glycosyltransferase, with the protein MSQYVSRLGRRSPAAHPRLRLHRRPRRVAMLSVHTSPLHQPGTGDAGGMNVYIVELAQRLAAINIEVEIFTRATTAALPPTVELAPGVLVRHVDAGPYEGLAKEDLPAQLCAFTHGVMQAWAGHRPGYYDLVHSHYWLSGHVGWLAAQRWGVPLVHAMHTMAKVKNANLADGDTPEPAARVIGETQIVTAADRLIANTAEEAEELVRHYAAERGKVAVVHPGVNLERFSPAGGRAAARARLGLPQDALIPLFAGRIQPLKAPDVLLRAVAVLLDERPELRSRILVPVVGGPSGSGLAKPEGLQKLAARLGIADVVRFRPPVGQDQLADWFRAASVLVMPSYSESFGLVAIEAQAAGTPVLAAAVGGLPVAVQDGRTGFLVQGHNPVDYARVLGDFADDPALSGRMGAAAARHAQFFGWDTAAAATADVYTAATQSYRRRVRSHHG; encoded by the coding sequence GTGAGCCAGTACGTCAGCAGGCTCGGACGGCGCTCCCCGGCCGCGCACCCGCGGCTGCGGCTGCACCGCCGTCCCCGCCGTGTCGCGATGCTCTCCGTGCACACCTCACCGCTCCACCAGCCGGGCACCGGCGACGCCGGCGGCATGAACGTCTACATCGTGGAGCTGGCGCAGCGCCTCGCAGCCATCAACATCGAGGTGGAGATCTTCACGCGCGCCACCACCGCCGCCCTCCCCCCGACCGTCGAACTCGCCCCCGGCGTCCTCGTCCGCCATGTCGACGCGGGCCCCTACGAAGGCCTCGCCAAGGAAGACCTCCCGGCCCAGCTGTGCGCCTTCACCCACGGCGTCATGCAGGCCTGGGCCGGCCACCGCCCCGGCTACTACGACCTCGTGCACTCGCACTACTGGCTCTCCGGCCATGTCGGCTGGCTCGCCGCCCAGCGCTGGGGCGTCCCCCTGGTGCACGCCATGCACACCATGGCCAAGGTCAAGAACGCCAACCTGGCCGACGGCGACACCCCCGAGCCCGCCGCCCGCGTCATCGGCGAGACCCAGATCGTCACCGCGGCCGACCGGCTCATCGCCAACACCGCGGAAGAGGCCGAGGAGCTGGTACGGCACTACGCCGCCGAGCGCGGCAAGGTCGCCGTGGTCCACCCCGGCGTCAACCTCGAACGCTTCAGCCCGGCCGGTGGCCGCGCCGCCGCCCGCGCCCGCCTCGGCCTCCCGCAGGACGCCCTGATCCCGCTCTTCGCGGGCCGCATCCAGCCCTTGAAGGCCCCCGACGTACTGCTGCGCGCGGTCGCCGTCCTTCTCGACGAGCGCCCCGAGCTGCGCTCCCGCATCCTCGTCCCCGTCGTCGGCGGCCCCAGCGGCAGCGGGCTCGCCAAGCCGGAGGGCCTGCAGAAGCTGGCCGCCCGGCTCGGGATCGCGGATGTCGTACGGTTCCGCCCGCCCGTCGGCCAGGACCAGCTCGCGGACTGGTTCCGGGCTGCCTCCGTGCTGGTCATGCCGTCCTACAGCGAGTCCTTCGGCCTGGTCGCCATCGAGGCGCAGGCGGCGGGCACGCCGGTGCTCGCGGCAGCGGTCGGCGGCCTTCCGGTGGCGGTACAGGACGGACGTACCGGATTCCTCGTCCAGGGACACAACCCCGTCGACTACGCGCGCGTGCTGGGCGATTTCGCCGACGACCCCGCGCTGTCGGGACGCATGGGCGCGGCAGCCGCCCGGCACGCGCAGTTCTTCGGCTGGGACACCGCGGCGGCCGCCACGGCGGACGTCTACACGGCGGCGACCCAGTCGTACCGCCGTCGCGTACGCTCCCACCATGGCTGA
- a CDS encoding YbjN domain-containing protein, giving the protein MAEVPKAAQVIEGFLKDAELEWESPEPGNYVVKLPGTRKLSTTVSLLVGRHSLSLNAFVVRHPDENEGGVHRWLLERNLKLYGVSYAVDPLGDIYVTAKLPLSAVTPDEVDRLLGQVLEAADGSFNTLLELGFASAIRKEYEWRVSRGESTRNLDAFMHLIQRPTD; this is encoded by the coding sequence ATGGCTGAGGTACCGAAGGCAGCGCAGGTCATCGAGGGTTTCCTGAAAGACGCCGAACTCGAGTGGGAGAGCCCCGAGCCCGGCAACTACGTCGTGAAACTCCCCGGCACCCGCAAGCTCTCCACGACCGTCTCCCTCCTCGTCGGCCGCCACTCCCTCTCCCTCAACGCCTTCGTCGTCCGCCACCCCGACGAGAACGAGGGCGGCGTCCACCGCTGGCTCCTGGAGCGCAACCTCAAGCTGTACGGCGTCAGTTACGCCGTCGACCCGCTCGGCGACATCTACGTCACCGCCAAGCTCCCCCTCTCCGCCGTCACCCCGGACGAGGTCGACCGGCTGCTCGGCCAGGTCCTGGAGGCGGCGGACGGCTCTTTCAACACCCTCCTGGAGCTCGGTTTCGCGTCCGCGATCCGCAAGGAGTACGAGTGGCGGGTGTCGCGCGGCGAGTCGACCCGCAATCTGGATGCGTTCATGCATCTGATCCAGCGACCCACTGACTGA